In one Caballeronia sp. M1242 genomic region, the following are encoded:
- a CDS encoding succinylglutamate desuccinylase/aspartoacylase family protein: protein MRIERTPLVTTTLGTTRELVSFHFGVPHAHEKVYVQASLHADETPAMLAAWRLKQRLKQLEASGRVRGEVVLVPVANPVGLAQHVFGQFLGRFESNSGHNFNRNFPMPPASALVKRIRSRLSATDATHNTRLLRAAVREMLGEMTAANEFESLRLALLRHASDADIVLDLHCSREATMHLYTSPASWPAIEPLARYLGANGVLLATDSGGQSFDEIHALLWNEVRALLDEGTPLGAPNVAATVEHRGQRDVDYEHAERDAEAIADFLIARGVVEGEAREPPPLAQAATPLAGSEQLTAPVSGIVAYRAAIGAMLTAGDAVVDIIDPLTDAVTTVTTKNDGVFYMRRAIRFVYAGAPIGRITGATAFRTGVLIGA from the coding sequence ATGCGCATTGAACGCACGCCGCTCGTCACGACGACGCTCGGCACCACGCGCGAACTGGTCAGCTTTCACTTCGGCGTACCGCATGCCCACGAAAAGGTCTACGTGCAAGCATCGCTTCACGCAGACGAGACGCCCGCCATGCTCGCGGCGTGGCGGCTGAAGCAGCGTCTCAAGCAACTCGAAGCGAGCGGGCGCGTGCGCGGCGAAGTCGTGCTCGTGCCGGTGGCTAATCCCGTCGGTTTAGCGCAGCATGTATTCGGTCAGTTCCTCGGGCGCTTCGAGAGCAACAGCGGGCACAACTTCAACCGCAACTTTCCGATGCCGCCCGCAAGCGCATTGGTCAAACGCATTCGTTCACGCTTGTCGGCCACGGATGCCACGCACAACACGCGGCTTCTGCGCGCGGCGGTGCGCGAGATGCTCGGCGAAATGACCGCCGCCAACGAATTCGAATCGTTGCGGCTCGCGCTGCTCAGGCACGCATCGGACGCGGACATCGTGCTCGATTTGCATTGCTCGCGGGAAGCGACGATGCATCTCTACACCAGTCCCGCGAGCTGGCCCGCCATCGAGCCGCTTGCCCGCTATCTCGGCGCAAACGGCGTGCTGCTCGCGACTGATTCCGGCGGCCAGTCGTTCGACGAAATCCACGCGTTGCTGTGGAACGAAGTGCGTGCGTTGCTGGACGAGGGCACGCCGCTCGGCGCGCCGAACGTCGCGGCGACGGTGGAGCATCGCGGCCAGCGGGACGTGGACTATGAACACGCAGAGCGCGATGCAGAAGCCATCGCCGACTTCCTGATCGCGCGCGGTGTAGTTGAAGGCGAGGCGCGCGAACCGCCGCCGCTCGCGCAAGCCGCGACGCCGCTCGCGGGCAGCGAGCAATTGACGGCGCCGGTAAGCGGCATCGTCGCGTATCGCGCGGCAATCGGCGCGATGCTGACGGCGGGCGATGCGGTCGTCGACATCATCGATCCGCTGACGGATGCCGTGACCACCGTCACCACGAAGAACGATGGCGTCTTCTACATGCGACGCGCCATTCGCTTCGTCTACGCCGGCGCGCCGATCGGACGAATCACCGGTGCAACGGCGTTCAGGACCGGCGTGCTGATCGGCGCGTGA
- a CDS encoding lipopolysaccharide assembly protein LapB, with the protein MKTPRSFARRVSLLAGCAALVLIAGGCTTTTTTHASTDLRPVSKNGSPSAMSELRIAQSALESGNMDMATTLYEKILQNNPNSVEALTGLGNALYTVGDFTRAGVYYNKASAIDKSAPAPLIGAARVAIRQRRFDDAIATYQRVLAESPDDPLAAAGLGAALDLQGKHDEAQTVLHEALKRNPGDTSLSINLGLSLVMSGKPRDGANVLLDVTRFPAAPPQARQDLALAYGLLGNDDAAAEILGRDLPKSTVQDNLRFYEIQRQRMGMSDASVTSVSAR; encoded by the coding sequence ATGAAGACTCCCCGATCCTTCGCCCGACGCGTTTCGCTGCTGGCCGGTTGCGCCGCGCTTGTTTTGATCGCCGGCGGCTGCACGACTACGACCACCACGCACGCGTCCACCGACCTGCGGCCGGTCAGCAAGAACGGCTCGCCCAGCGCGATGAGCGAATTGCGCATTGCGCAGTCCGCGCTCGAATCCGGCAACATGGACATGGCGACGACGCTCTACGAAAAGATCCTGCAAAACAATCCGAACTCGGTCGAGGCGCTGACCGGGCTCGGCAATGCGCTCTACACAGTGGGCGACTTCACGCGCGCCGGCGTCTATTACAACAAGGCGAGCGCGATCGATAAGTCCGCGCCGGCGCCGCTGATCGGCGCGGCGCGCGTCGCTATCCGCCAGCGCCGCTTCGACGATGCAATCGCCACGTACCAGCGCGTGCTCGCGGAAAGCCCCGACGATCCGCTCGCCGCAGCGGGCCTCGGCGCCGCGCTCGACTTGCAGGGCAAGCACGACGAGGCGCAAACGGTGCTGCACGAAGCGTTGAAGCGCAATCCGGGTGACACGTCGCTGTCCATCAACCTCGGCCTTTCGCTCGTGATGTCGGGCAAGCCGCGCGACGGCGCAAACGTGTTGCTTGATGTGACGCGTTTTCCGGCCGCGCCGCCGCAGGCGCGTCAGGATCTGGCGCTCGCGTACGGCCTGCTCGGCAACGACGACGCAGCCGCCGAGATTCTCGGCCGCGATCTGCCCAAGTCGACCGTGCAGGACAATCTGCGCTTCTATGAAATCCAGCGTCAGCGCATGGGCATGAGCGACGCGTCCGTCACGTCGGTGAGCGCGAGATGA
- a CDS encoding isoprenylcysteine carboxylmethyltransferase family protein: MNIDAALRANPVAAWLQAHADVLVEAAIRIVTVATLGLFLYGSLVQFWRDPSRVTVLLMVLSEVVTIVFSLLSRVPGKRDWNVLSVMVSSVATFYFLAFDIKPGIHLIPEWVAVCLQVIGMSVQISAKLSLRRSFGILPANRGVVVHGPYKLIRHPMYFGYLIKDIGFLLPNFGLQNVIVLVVHWTLQVTRIVREERLLSEDDTYREYAKRVRYRLIAGIF; this comes from the coding sequence ATGAACATAGATGCAGCACTCCGCGCGAATCCGGTGGCAGCCTGGCTTCAGGCGCATGCCGATGTTCTGGTGGAAGCGGCCATTCGCATCGTCACCGTCGCGACGCTCGGCCTTTTTCTTTACGGCTCCCTCGTGCAGTTCTGGCGCGATCCGTCGCGCGTTACGGTGTTGCTGATGGTGCTTTCCGAAGTGGTGACCATCGTCTTTTCCTTGCTCTCGCGCGTGCCGGGCAAGCGAGACTGGAACGTGCTGTCCGTGATGGTCTCGAGCGTCGCGACGTTCTACTTCCTGGCCTTCGATATCAAGCCCGGTATCCATCTGATTCCCGAGTGGGTGGCAGTTTGCCTTCAGGTGATCGGCATGTCGGTGCAGATCAGCGCGAAGCTCTCGCTGCGCCGCTCGTTCGGCATCTTGCCGGCGAACCGCGGCGTGGTCGTGCACGGGCCGTACAAGCTCATTCGCCATCCGATGTACTTCGGCTATCTCATCAAGGACATCGGCTTTCTGCTGCCCAATTTCGGGTTGCAGAACGTGATCGTGCTCGTCGTGCACTGGACGTTGCAGGTGACGCGCATCGTTCGCGAGGAGCGGCTCTTGTCCGAAGACGACACCTATCGCGAGTATGCGAAACGCGTGCGCTATCGCTTGATTGCAGGCATTTTCTAG
- a CDS encoding VWA domain-containing protein, translating to MKNRPVSCTGARAHAKPAFFANFGGPRMPRSVANLVLGEEGALTVMFALTASVMIGTLATALDTIDVANSSSRMQMALDVATLSAGADLAHFSSTTGANLAQWQADARAYYDANMPTGYLGLTMPNSNFTATVTGSPATGQTIQLAASGSVPLYAPYIFGTTSSSSGGTGSGGSGGSGTTQPTTQTISASNSALRLPKSTLELALILDNTGSMADTADGSSTSSGASTKLQGLQSAANTLIGQILGVSGNDSYIGLVPFTTMVNVKGSLNTSGSWMQQDSSKWLYNSTGVTISNWSGCVVEPHDSSGHIEPQAYAPKSLPGFTPWYFNVPPSGFSIRYYTSSCNASTSVNPNPAVIKGVPLSYYRGSYGSATLCSGGTATSPTSSWSQTTTSTNITYDQNGSSSDFLPCSIQPVVFLTKNQNTLTSAINSMKAYGSTMIPTGLLWGWRMLSSDWSPAVAGSNNGWTTSSDTTLPRPETTQGLQRVAIVLTDGVNDPGTTSGTFPMPYFNQLSQGDRNLKSVQLGLNGVTSSADNLNTFQLGVCSAMKNSGITIYAITFGKYGTDSTSVKAQQTMQSCATPGNYYHAPDNATLNQIFQQIAGNLGVLRLTQ from the coding sequence GTGAAAAACAGGCCCGTGTCTTGCACCGGCGCGCGCGCTCACGCGAAGCCCGCCTTCTTCGCCAACTTCGGCGGCCCGCGCATGCCGCGCTCGGTGGCGAATCTCGTCCTGGGCGAAGAGGGCGCGCTCACTGTGATGTTCGCGCTCACCGCGAGCGTGATGATCGGCACGCTCGCCACCGCGCTCGATACCATCGACGTGGCGAACTCGTCGTCGCGCATGCAGATGGCGCTCGACGTCGCCACGCTGTCGGCGGGTGCCGACCTCGCGCATTTCAGTTCGACGACCGGCGCGAATCTGGCGCAATGGCAGGCCGACGCGCGCGCCTATTACGACGCCAACATGCCGACCGGCTACCTCGGCCTCACCATGCCGAACTCGAACTTCACGGCGACCGTGACCGGCTCGCCAGCGACGGGGCAGACTATCCAGCTCGCGGCTTCCGGGTCGGTGCCGCTCTACGCGCCGTACATTTTCGGCACGACGAGCAGTTCCAGCGGCGGGACGGGGAGCGGCGGCAGCGGCGGTTCCGGCACGACCCAGCCGACGACGCAGACCATCAGCGCAAGCAACTCGGCACTACGTCTGCCGAAGAGCACGCTGGAACTCGCGCTGATCCTCGACAACACCGGCTCCATGGCCGACACCGCGGACGGCTCCTCCACTTCGTCAGGCGCGTCGACCAAGCTCCAGGGCCTTCAAAGCGCCGCGAACACGCTCATCGGTCAGATTCTCGGCGTCTCGGGCAACGACTCGTATATCGGGCTCGTGCCTTTCACGACGATGGTCAACGTCAAGGGTTCTCTCAACACCAGCGGTTCGTGGATGCAGCAGGATTCCAGCAAGTGGCTCTACAACTCCACCGGCGTGACCATCTCCAATTGGAGCGGCTGCGTGGTCGAGCCGCACGATTCGAGTGGCCATATCGAGCCGCAGGCCTATGCGCCGAAGAGTTTGCCGGGCTTCACGCCGTGGTACTTCAACGTGCCGCCTTCCGGTTTCTCGATCAGGTACTACACGAGCAGTTGCAACGCGTCGACTAGCGTGAATCCGAATCCTGCGGTCATCAAAGGCGTGCCGCTTTCGTACTACCGCGGCAGTTACGGCTCGGCGACGCTGTGTAGCGGCGGCACCGCGACCTCGCCGACCAGCAGCTGGTCGCAGACGACGACGAGCACCAACATCACGTACGACCAGAACGGCAGTTCCAGCGACTTCCTGCCGTGCTCGATTCAGCCGGTCGTGTTCCTCACGAAGAACCAGAACACGCTTACCTCCGCCATCAACTCGATGAAGGCCTACGGCTCGACGATGATTCCGACCGGGCTGTTGTGGGGCTGGCGCATGTTGTCGTCGGACTGGTCGCCTGCGGTGGCGGGAAGCAACAACGGCTGGACTACGTCGAGCGATACGACGCTGCCGCGCCCGGAAACGACGCAGGGGCTGCAACGCGTGGCGATCGTGCTGACCGACGGGGTCAACGATCCCGGCACGACCTCCGGCACGTTCCCGATGCCGTACTTCAACCAGCTCTCGCAAGGCGACCGAAATTTGAAGTCGGTGCAGCTCGGACTTAACGGAGTGACTTCTAGTGCCGACAATCTCAATACCTTCCAACTCGGCGTCTGCTCGGCGATGAAGAACAGCGGCATCACGATCTATGCGATCACGTTCGGCAAGTACGGCACCGACAGCACCAGCGTGAAGGCGCAGCAGACCATGCAGTCGTGCGCCACGCCGGGCAACTATTACCACGCGCCGGACAACGCGACGCTCAACCAGATTTTTCAGCAGATTGCTGGAAACCTGGGTGTGCTCCGACTGACTCAGTGA
- a CDS encoding TadE/TadG family type IV pilus assembly protein produces the protein MSFARPLLRLLARFSVRLWRSNVGSVTVEFVIITPLMCLVLSGFAEIYLYMRAASTLEHTAFTLADSIGQFTQVLDSNATTNANNLGALWAAAALLAAPTDLQTNGAVFISAVCDLKGTSGCKMPGTSDVSSTDQTDLTKTGTQYRSWQRGAPWNASGLVSQIGTTNMLPTTWPFRPGDSAVIVEILYNYDPWAATRAFWSSAPGMRTIYQRIYVRTRNGLPLSLNTSS, from the coding sequence ATGAGCTTCGCACGCCCTCTGCTGCGCCTTCTCGCGCGCTTCTCCGTCCGCCTGTGGCGCTCCAATGTCGGAAGCGTGACGGTGGAATTCGTCATCATCACGCCGCTCATGTGTCTCGTGCTGTCGGGCTTCGCCGAGATCTATCTGTACATGCGCGCGGCGAGCACGCTCGAGCACACGGCCTTCACGCTCGCGGATTCGATCGGCCAGTTCACGCAGGTGCTCGACAGCAACGCGACGACGAACGCCAACAATCTCGGCGCGCTGTGGGCAGCGGCCGCATTGCTCGCCGCGCCGACCGACCTTCAGACGAACGGCGCGGTGTTCATCTCCGCCGTGTGCGACCTGAAGGGCACGAGCGGTTGCAAGATGCCGGGGACTTCCGACGTCAGCTCGACGGACCAGACCGATCTCACGAAGACGGGCACGCAATACAGAAGCTGGCAGCGCGGCGCGCCCTGGAACGCCTCGGGGCTCGTCTCGCAGATCGGCACGACCAACATGCTGCCGACGACCTGGCCGTTTCGTCCGGGCGATTCGGCCGTGATCGTCGAGATTCTCTACAACTACGACCCATGGGCCGCGACGCGCGCCTTCTGGAGCAGCGCGCCCGGCATGCGGACCATCTATCAACGCATCTACGTGCGCACGCGCAACGGTTTGCCGCTTAGTCTGAATACGTCATCGTGA
- a CDS encoding CpaF family protein: MFGQKQAVRTPPQTFETQPENVHPLPVAAVPAAAPSPAPVPTPAPAPDANDTLVRSDLFRAIRNGVFSSMNASAVVGKSREQMKPGIEALVMEVAEREGLNITISEQVQIVGELLNDMYGLGPIEPLLADETITDVLVNGPDQVYVERHGRLELTNCKFRDNAHVINVAQRIAAGVGRRVDESSPMVDARLADGSRVNVVLPPLAVHGASISIRKFSKRNITLHRMAQQGNMSPAMATVLKLASTCRLNVIVSGGTGSGKTTLLNALSHFIGHGERTVTIEDAAELQLVQPHVVSLETRPENAEGLGAVTQRDLVRNALRMRPDRIILGETRGPEAFDVLQAMNTGHDGSMTTIHANTPRDGITRLESMVMMANGNLPLLSIRRQIASAVHLIVQIERMRDGMRRVTRITELVGMEGDVIITQDLFTFRYDASAYSEEVKGVYESAAVRPAFSQRAQYYGLEEALLEAMKPA, encoded by the coding sequence ATGTTTGGCCAGAAGCAGGCCGTCCGCACGCCGCCGCAAACGTTCGAGACGCAACCCGAGAACGTGCATCCGCTGCCGGTGGCGGCGGTGCCGGCGGCAGCGCCGTCTCCTGCACCCGTGCCGACGCCCGCGCCCGCACCCGATGCCAACGACACCCTCGTGCGCTCGGATCTGTTCAGGGCGATCCGCAACGGCGTGTTCTCTTCGATGAACGCTTCGGCGGTCGTCGGCAAGTCGCGCGAGCAGATGAAGCCCGGCATCGAGGCGCTCGTGATGGAAGTCGCCGAGCGCGAAGGGCTGAACATCACGATCTCCGAGCAGGTGCAGATTGTCGGCGAACTGCTGAACGACATGTACGGTCTCGGCCCGATCGAGCCGCTGCTGGCCGATGAGACCATCACCGACGTGTTGGTGAACGGACCAGATCAGGTCTACGTGGAACGCCACGGCCGGCTCGAGTTGACCAACTGCAAATTCCGCGACAACGCGCACGTCATCAACGTGGCGCAGCGCATCGCGGCAGGCGTGGGGCGGCGTGTCGATGAAAGCTCGCCGATGGTCGATGCGCGTCTTGCGGACGGCAGCCGGGTCAACGTCGTGTTGCCGCCGCTCGCCGTTCACGGCGCGTCGATCTCCATTCGTAAGTTCTCGAAGCGCAATATCACGCTGCATCGCATGGCGCAGCAGGGCAACATGTCGCCCGCGATGGCGACCGTGCTGAAACTGGCGAGCACTTGCCGTCTCAACGTCATCGTTTCGGGCGGCACGGGTTCCGGCAAGACGACGCTGCTCAATGCGCTGTCGCACTTCATCGGACACGGCGAGCGCACGGTGACGATCGAAGACGCGGCGGAATTGCAGCTCGTGCAGCCGCACGTCGTCAGTCTTGAAACGCGCCCGGAGAACGCCGAAGGGCTCGGCGCGGTGACCCAGCGCGATCTCGTGCGCAACGCGCTGCGGATGCGCCCGGACCGCATCATTCTTGGCGAAACGCGTGGCCCCGAAGCCTTCGACGTGCTCCAGGCGATGAACACGGGCCACGACGGCTCCATGACCACCATCCACGCGAACACGCCGCGCGACGGCATCACGCGTCTTGAATCGATGGTGATGATGGCCAACGGCAACCTGCCGCTCTTGTCCATTCGCCGCCAGATTGCGAGCGCGGTGCACCTCATCGTGCAGATCGAGCGCATGCGCGACGGCATGCGGCGCGTCACGCGCATCACGGAACTCGTGGGCATGGAAGGCGACGTCATCATCACGCAGGACCTGTTCACCTTTCGCTATGACGCGAGCGCCTATAGCGAAGAAGTGAAGGGCGTGTACGAATCCGCCGCCGTGCGGCCGGCGTTCTCGCAACGCGCGCAGTACTACGGCCTGGAAGAGGCGCTGCTCGAGGCGATGAAGCCGGCATGA
- a CDS encoding TadE/TadG family type IV pilus assembly protein, translating into MSAARRPFWRRCLRDDRGISTIEFAIVGPLSFILVLMTMELALDMCVDATVQIAAQQASRTGLTTVDPASGTRSDQAKKIINTILGGWTNIGATIVIDTVSYGAYGAIGTSNSTDGSLGGFGDVVSYNITLTMPPFTGIPKLVGINQLVFQRNYIVQNEK; encoded by the coding sequence ATGAGCGCCGCACGCCGTCCGTTCTGGCGCCGCTGCCTGCGCGACGACCGCGGGATTTCGACCATCGAATTTGCGATCGTCGGGCCGCTGTCGTTCATCCTCGTTCTCATGACGATGGAGCTCGCGCTCGACATGTGCGTCGATGCGACAGTGCAGATCGCGGCGCAGCAGGCCTCGCGCACGGGGTTGACCACCGTCGACCCGGCGAGCGGCACGCGCTCGGATCAGGCCAAGAAGATCATCAACACCATTCTCGGCGGCTGGACGAACATCGGCGCGACCATCGTCATCGACACGGTGAGCTACGGCGCGTACGGGGCCATCGGCACCAGCAATTCGACGGACGGCAGCCTCGGCGGTTTCGGCGATGTCGTGTCGTACAACATCACGCTGACGATGCCGCCCTTCACCGGCATTCCCAAGCTCGTCGGCATCAACCAGCTGGTGTTCCAGCGCAACTACATCGTGCAGAACGAGAAATGA
- a CDS encoding DUF6496 domain-containing protein: protein MPEKKTLERAEKAKRAGKSPSTQAGAFVKEQIDHVREGKHGAKSAKQAIAIGLSEARRAGVKLKTPKKGEASEGTRKKAAQDTKAAHRKTKSPSTESKAKRSATSTRVLKRESSKAASHKSLSKQAHASASRRSAADRSAAAKKGWATRRANASGKKSHSASRHASR, encoded by the coding sequence ATGCCCGAGAAGAAAACCCTCGAACGCGCCGAGAAAGCGAAGCGCGCAGGGAAGTCGCCGAGCACGCAGGCGGGCGCGTTCGTGAAGGAGCAGATCGACCACGTACGCGAAGGCAAGCACGGCGCGAAGTCGGCCAAGCAGGCCATCGCGATCGGGTTGTCGGAGGCGCGGCGCGCGGGCGTCAAGCTCAAGACGCCGAAGAAGGGCGAAGCCTCCGAAGGCACGCGCAAGAAAGCCGCGCAGGATACCAAGGCCGCGCATCGCAAGACGAAGAGTCCGAGCACCGAGTCGAAGGCTAAGCGATCCGCCACGTCCACGCGCGTGCTCAAGCGCGAAAGCTCGAAGGCCGCGTCGCACAAGTCGCTCTCGAAGCAGGCGCACGCGAGTGCAAGCCGCCGCTCGGCCGCCGACCGTTCCGCCGCCGCCAAGAAGGGTTGGGCCACGCGGCGCGCGAACGCTTCGGGCAAGAAGTCGCATTCGGCTTCGCGTCACGCATCGCGTTGA
- a CDS encoding type II secretion system F family protein: MKPNQVETLINLLMLLALFAGLAIWWMTRHGGQRGRIAERTRLAGASLRTGAGHADEQEDAGFRKRLMRRLARIGDKLPLFDAKYRLKLQQELIKSGYRSNLSVSVLLASKFCVGLVGATLTVMLGSRIPVLGHFPAVRGVAMLFAFIVGMIVPEYLVSFMASRRRAAMASCLPDALDLLVICTNAGNSLGVSIRRVADELKTICPPLSDEFAFTADELKLSGDSTRALNGLAERIDLPSIRALISTLTQSMRYGTPITQALRTLSRTERVQHIASLEEKAAQLAPKMVVPMMLFILPAIIAIAAGPSVIQLLAFIDKTK; encoded by the coding sequence ATGAAGCCGAATCAGGTCGAGACACTCATCAATCTGCTGATGCTGCTCGCGCTCTTCGCGGGCCTTGCTATCTGGTGGATGACGCGCCACGGCGGCCAGCGCGGCCGCATCGCCGAGCGCACGCGGCTTGCGGGCGCGAGCCTGCGCACGGGCGCGGGCCACGCCGACGAGCAGGAAGACGCCGGCTTTCGCAAGCGCCTGATGCGGCGTCTCGCGCGCATCGGCGACAAGCTGCCGCTCTTCGACGCGAAGTATCGGCTCAAGCTCCAGCAGGAACTCATCAAAAGCGGCTACCGCAGCAACCTCTCGGTGTCGGTGCTGCTCGCTTCGAAGTTCTGCGTGGGACTGGTCGGCGCGACGCTCACCGTGATGCTCGGCTCGCGCATTCCGGTGCTCGGCCACTTTCCCGCCGTGCGCGGCGTGGCGATGCTGTTCGCGTTCATCGTCGGCATGATCGTGCCGGAGTATCTCGTCAGCTTCATGGCGAGCCGCCGCCGCGCCGCGATGGCGAGCTGCCTGCCCGACGCGCTCGATCTGCTCGTGATCTGCACGAACGCGGGCAATAGTCTCGGCGTTTCCATTCGCCGCGTCGCGGACGAACTGAAGACGATCTGCCCGCCGCTGTCGGATGAATTTGCGTTCACCGCCGACGAGTTGAAGCTCTCCGGCGACAGCACGCGCGCACTCAACGGGCTCGCGGAGCGCATCGACTTGCCGTCCATCCGCGCGCTGATTTCTACGCTCACGCAGTCCATGCGTTACGGCACGCCGATCACGCAGGCGCTGCGCACGCTGTCGCGCACGGAGCGCGTGCAGCACATCGCCTCGCTTGAAGAAAAGGCCGCGCAACTCGCGCCGAAGATGGTCGTGCCGATGATGCTTTTCATTCTGCCCGCCATTATCGCGATCGCCGCCGGACCGTCCGTTATTCAGCTGCTCGCTTTCATCGACAAGACCAAATGA
- a CDS encoding type II secretion system F family protein produces MNINLLTLCTFVIAILAGVMFIIMQDMRKSQPHARIQARMQASFVNHAVIGSRDRRAGQFDTELFKVNKRDNAFTRFFGPKVSRLKAVAGANGMRIVMAAGVLGLVIALVMSQLLPLPSAVKPLLVLGLPVFATMKSYAFLVARFRRRFLDGFPDVIDLIVRAVRAGVPVTHVISTAADECPEPLKSEFKLMSDSLQVGLDLEEVLVVAMERIEIADFSFFCVCLLLQRETGGQLGETLENLAGIVRTRREIRTKAKALTGEARITTKILAAVPVCIIASMFFLNRDYAMVLFYTEAGKKLMTFGAISIVVGLMVISKISKLDTSR; encoded by the coding sequence ATGAACATCAACCTGCTCACCCTCTGCACGTTTGTGATCGCGATTCTGGCGGGCGTCATGTTCATCATCATGCAGGACATGCGCAAAAGTCAGCCGCACGCACGCATACAAGCGCGCATGCAGGCGTCGTTCGTCAATCACGCGGTGATCGGCTCGCGCGACCGCAGAGCCGGGCAGTTCGACACGGAGCTCTTCAAGGTCAACAAGCGCGATAACGCGTTCACACGCTTCTTCGGACCGAAGGTATCGCGTCTCAAGGCCGTGGCGGGCGCGAACGGCATGCGCATCGTGATGGCCGCCGGCGTTCTCGGGCTCGTCATCGCGCTCGTCATGTCCCAGTTGCTGCCGCTGCCCAGTGCGGTGAAGCCGCTCCTCGTGCTCGGCCTGCCGGTGTTCGCGACGATGAAGAGCTACGCGTTCCTCGTAGCGCGCTTTCGCCGCCGCTTCCTCGACGGCTTTCCCGATGTCATCGACCTGATCGTGCGCGCCGTGCGTGCGGGCGTGCCGGTGACGCATGTCATCAGCACGGCCGCCGACGAGTGCCCCGAGCCGCTCAAGAGCGAATTCAAGCTGATGAGCGATTCGCTGCAAGTCGGTCTCGACCTCGAAGAAGTGCTCGTCGTGGCGATGGAACGCATCGAGATCGCGGACTTTTCGTTCTTCTGCGTGTGCCTGCTGCTTCAGCGCGAAACCGGCGGGCAGCTTGGCGAGACGCTCGAAAACCTGGCGGGCATCGTGCGAACGCGCCGCGAAATTCGCACGAAGGCCAAGGCGCTTACGGGCGAGGCGCGCATCACAACGAAGATTCTTGCGGCGGTGCCGGTGTGCATCATCGCCAGCATGTTCTTTTTGAATCGCGATTACGCGATGGTGCTGTTCTATACCGAAGCGGGCAAGAAGCTGATGACCTTCGGTGCGATTTCGATCGTGGTCGGCCTCATGGTCATCAGCAAGATCTCCAAGTTGGATACGTCGCGATGA